In the Fibrobacter sp. genome, ACGCTTCAGAAATTGCGGCACGTCCTTCAGCAGGGCACGGGGCTTTTTCCCGTCGCAAATGGCCCAGTTGTCGATATAAGGCAAGAACTGTTCCGTGCGGGCAAGGCACTCGTCAAAATCCTTGATGTGCTCCAGCAGCATGGAATGGATATGGTTTTCCTCGAAGTACTTGTGGGGAAGCGTGTCCATGAACTTCGCAACGGACCCACCAACGGTCCGCGCGGTCCCAGTCTGCGACTTGTCCGAAGTTTTAGCAGTACAAAAAAATTCCTTGGCCAGCTTTCGCAGTACAGGAACCCTCACCCCGATAAGGGAGTCACAGGAAATTCCCGGCACCAGTGCCGTATGGAAATCCTTATACTTCAAATCCTGATTTTCAAAAAGTTTCTGAACAAGTTCCTTGTGGGTCATGCCACAAAGATACTATTTCTGCGGTTTGACCTTCGCACTCATGTAGGTGAGCACCAGGTTCTGCCACACCACATAGCAGGTGGGAGCGATGGCAGCCACGGGGCCTGCATAAAGGCTTGCAATCCAGATGACCAAGGTGGTGTTCTTCTGGCCCATGCTCTGGGAACTTTCGATGGGGTGCTTCTTGTCGCAGAACCAGCCCAGCACAAACTGCAGAATGCAAATGACCAGGGCAACGATAGCCAGCAGCGGAAGGGTGCCGCTGTTCCACAGGTCGGCAAAGCCCATTTCACGAATGTCGCGGCTTGCCTTGGCAAGAATCACGAACACGGAGAAAGTCCAGATGAAGATGGTGTACTTGGAGAACTTTGCCACCTTGTCGGCAAGTTCCGGGTAGAAGGAACGTACGCCAAGGGCAAGTGCCAGCGGGATGGAAATGATAGGCTGGATGGAATTGAAGATACGCAGGGCGATATCTGCAAAGCCCGCCTCCGATCCGGTCAAGTAGCCATATATAATAGGGATGCTGAAGCAAGCGATCAAGTGGCCACTCAGGAAAATCTTGAGGGCAAGCACGGGATTTCCGCCCAGCATTTTCGCCATGGCGGGCGCAGCGTTGGCCGGCGGACAAAGGCAGATGATGGCACCGCCCAGAAGAACTTCACGAGGCAGGCCGAAAACTTCCACAGAAGCCCACAGGAGGGCTAGCAACAAGAGACTTGCAATAAAGGCTCGGACCTCAATCTTGAAGGTATAGCCGTGTTCCTGGGGCGGGACCTTGCCGATAAAGGTCAACAGCATCATGGTTCCAATCTGGAACGGCAAAGTCGGCGCAAGAACGCTGGCCTGGGGGAGCAAAATGCCAAGAATAATGGCAATCGGCATCAAAATGGCACGTAAGTTCTTCATAACGGGCGCAAATTTAGCTTATGTGGGGGTACACGGCAAGGTTTTTCTATCTTTGCCCTTATGCTACACTCAAGATACGACGCGTTTTCCTACGTGGAAAATGCAGACGAAAAGAAGAAGAAACAGGGCAATCCCATTTTGCTGATCGTGTCGGGCTACCTGGCCCTGATCACCCTCGGCGCTATACTGCTTTCCCTCCCCTTCGCCCAGCGTGAACCTGTGGGCATTCTGGACGCATTCTTTACCGCAGGGTCTGCGGTTTGCGTTACAGGACTTTCCACTATCGATATTAGCAGCAGCTTCACCGGCTTTGGCAACTGGGTTCTTGTTTTCCTGATGCAGAGCGGCGGTCTTGGTATCATGACCATTTCTACGGTTATCATCCTCCTGGCCGGCATGCACCCGGGGTTCAACCATCAGTCCGCCCTCCTGGCCAACTACACCCAGGAAGGTAACGTGGATGCAGCCCGCATCCTCAAGGCTGTGATTCCCTTTACCTTTATACTGGAAGCCATCGGCGCCGTGTGCTATTTCACCCAGTTCTCCGGAATGGGCCTCTACGACCGCATTTTCTGTAGCATTTTCCAGGCCATCAGCTCCTTCTGCAACGTGGGCTTCACCCTGTTCCCGGATTCCCTGGTGCAGTTCCAGCTGAACCCCGTCGTGAACATGACCACCTGCGTTCTGGCATTGGCCGGCGGTTTCGGCTTCCTGGCCATTACCGAAGTCCGCTACATGTTCGACTTCAAGAATAGAGCTCTCCGCAAGATTTCTCTCCATACCCGTATCGCTATCGGCTTTACCCTGATTATCGTTCTGACCAGTATCGCTTTCTTCACCTTCAGCGAATGGGGCAACACCTTCTCCAATCTGAACTTTGGCGAAAAGCTGGAAACCAGCGCCTTCATGGCCTTCACCAGCCGTACTGCAGGTCTCAACTCCGTGAACGTTCCTGCCCTCAGCGTGGGTTCCCTGTTCTTCTTCATTATTATTATGTTGATTGGCGCCAACCCGGGTAGCTGCGGCGGCGGTATCAAGACGACCACCACTGCAGTGATTTTCCTTCTAGGCTTCAACCGCCTCCTTGGTCGAAACAAGACCCAAGTCCACGGTCGAACCATCCCCGAAGATACCGTGGATAAGGCTGTCCGAATTTTCGTTATCGCCATCGTGGTGATTGTGCTCGCCACCTTGATCCTCCTGCAGACCGAAGTGGCCAACGCCTCCATCGAACAGACCTCCTTCCTGACGGTCTTCTTTGAAGTGGTAAGCGCCTACAGTACCTGCGGGCTTTCCATGGGCCTCACCCCTGATTTGACAATTCCGGGCAAAATCATCATCTTTATGGTGATGTTTATTGGTCGAATGGGCCCCTTGTTCCTAGTTTCCGCCGTTACCAAGAAGCAGGAAGACGGCATGTGGTACGCCGAAGAAGACATTATGGTGGGTTAAGTTTCACTTAACCCACAGGTATGAAGTATGAATTATGAATTACGAGAAACAACTCCAGAATTCATGATTTTACCTCAAGCAAAGTGTCGCGGCGAAACTTTCCTGCGAACTTTCATACTTCATAAATCATAACTAGTAACTGCAAAAATGGAAAAATGCTAAGCATTTTTCTATTTTTGCTTATATGGCATCTAAACAATTCGTAGTTATCGGCCTCGGCAATACCGGCTACTTCCTGGCACGTCACCTGACCGCCCTCGGTCACGATGTGATGGTGGTGGACCCCAGCCCCGAGAAGATCCAAGACATTTCTAACCAGGTGGCCCAGGCTGTCGTCGCTGACGGCACCCGTAAGAAGCAGCTCCAGGCACTGCCTCTCGCCAAGGTGGACAGCGTCATCTGCTGTATCGGTGAAGACCTGCAGGCTTCCCTCCTGACCGTCCTCAACCTCCGCGAGCTTGGCGTCAAGCACATTATCGCCAAGTCCAGTAGCCCCGCCCACACCACCATCCTGGAAAAGCTGGGCGTCGCAGACATCTTCCACCCGGAACGCGACATGGCCATTTCCCTGGCCGAACGCTTGAACCGTCCTAACATGCTGGACTACCTGCCCTTCATGGAAGGTTTCTCCATCGTGGAACTGGCCTGCCCGGAAAGCTTCTGGGGCAAGACCTTGAAGGACTTGAACCTTACCCACAAGTTGGGCATCCAGGTGATCGCCATCCGCGACCCGCTTGAACCCACCCCCAAGATCGGTAACATCGCAGACTACCCCCTCAAGGAGAACGATGTGCTGTTCGTGATCGGTCCCAACGACGCTCTGGACAAGTTCAAGGGCTAACCTGGCGCAGCAAAACACAAACTCAGGTTCGTCGCAAAGAACATAGGGGCGTAATCCCCGAAAACAAAAAAAGGCTCGGTTCAAACCGGGCTTTTTTTATTTGAATTCAGAGTTTCAAAAAGAACTTTTGGATTAGAACACCGGACGGCTAACGGCAGCCTTGTCCTTGGACTTGCCACCCTTGGCGGACTTTTCGGTAGCCAGGGTACGGTGGGTAACGGAACCAACAGCGAAGTAGCGGCCGCCCTTCTGGACGAGAGCCGTACAAACGTTAAGGACCTTAACGGCGTACCACTGCTGATAGATGTTCAGGACGTTTTCTCTGAGAGTAGAAGTTTCTGAAATAGCCGGAGCGCCGGAAGGCTTACCATACTTGAGGGTAAACTGCTCGGACATGTAGCTCACAGCATCAAAAGACTTGTTCAAACGGGCGCGTTCCACACGGCCAGTACGAATTTCAAAGGAATAGAACTTGTCATTCTTGTTGAAAATGAAGTCTACCTGGACCGGCAGTTCACCAAACATAAAGACGGGAATGACGACTCGTTCGCCTTCGCCACGCTGACCATAGGGTTCGTAACCCAACTTCATTACTTCTTCAATAACGGTTTCGCGGGAGGCGCCAAAGGGGATACCAGCGAAATCATTATAACGCTGAGCACATACTTCTATAGATAGAAGCAGCGTCAAAATGGTTACAATGATGCTAAGTCTTTGCACAGTAATCTCCTAGTACCAATGTAAAAGATAGTAAACTTTTCTTATCTGGTAAGACCTTATTGTATATTTTCTTAGAAAAAAGCCGTAATTAGCTATATTTTTTTACATGTCTAGCACTTTTGGTAAAATTTTTTCTGTTTCGACCTGGGGTGAATCCCATGGTCAGGCCGTCGGCTCCGTCCTGGACGGCTGCCCCGCAGGTCTTCCCCTCACCGAAGAAGAAGTTCAGGCCGAACTGAACCGTCGCCGCCCTGGTCAGAACAAAATGACCACCCCCCGCGATGAAAAGGACCAGGTGAAGATCCTTTCTGGCGTTTTTGAGGGAAAAACCACAGGTACCCCCATTTCTTTCGCTGTTTTCAACGAAGACCAGCGTAGCCACGACTATTCTGAAATCCAAAAGTGGTACCGTCCGGGCCATGCAGACCTCTGCTACGACCTGAAGTACGGTTTTAGAGACTACCGCGGCGGAGGACGTAGTTCCGCACGCGAAACCATCGGCCGTGTCGCTGCAGGCGCCGTGGCCAAGAAGCTTTTGAAGCAGGTAGCCGGCACCGAGATCTTGGCATGGGTGAACTCCATCGGCAATGTGGACTGCGGCCCCCTGAACCTGAACGAACTTTCCCTGGACCAGATCGAAGCCTCCCCCGTCCGCTGCCCGGATCCGGAAGCAAGTGCCAAAATGGAACAAGTGGTCATGGACGCCCGCTCCAACATGGACAGCGTCGGCGGTACCGTCTGCCTTTTGGTGAAGAATCCCCCCGTGGCTCTCGGTGAACCGGTATTCGACCGTCTGGACGCACTTCTTGCACAGGCAATGCTTTCCATTCCTGCAAGCAAGGGCTTTGAAATCGGTAGCGGTTTTGCAGCCGCCCGCATGCACGGAAGCGAACACAACGACGAACTTTTCTTCGACGGCAACTCCTACCATACCAAGACCAACAACGCAGGTGGCTCCTTGGGCGGTATCAGCAACGGCGAACCCATCTACTGCAAGGTGGCCTTCAAGCCCACCGCAACCATCAGCCAGGAACAGAAGACTGCTGGCCGTGGTGGCGAAAACGGAACCTTGGCAGCTCGTGGCAGACACGACCCCTGCGTCGCAGTCCGCGCACCTGTGATTGTAGAAAGCATGGCAGCCCTAGTTCTCGCAGACTTGTTCCTGCAGCAGAAGCGTCATTGCCTGTAATAAACCCGAAGGTCGCGGGATGAAAGCTCTCGACTCTATCCGGAGAATAATTGCCGCCTACTACTGGGCGGCTTATTCGTTACATCACGCCCTATGCCTCAGGCCAGGCAAACCTCTCAAGCATTCAAGGCTTGTGGTTGTCGGAAGCTACCGAACTGGCGGTGCAGGAAAAACCCCCTTCAGCCTCTGGCTTGCAAAGAATCTTCTGGCCCACGGAAAAACCGTGGCAGTCCTTTGCCACGAATACGCCTACGACGAAATCGCGTTCATGAAAAGTGAACTGAAAGGTTTCCAGTACGCATCGGTCATCGGGACAAGAAATCGTTATATGACGGCGCAACTGTTGGACAAGGCTGAAACCAAGGAATTCAAGGGATCGCCGGACTACATCATCTGCGACGACGGTTTCGAAGACAGCCGACTCCGCCCCTACAAGATTTTCAGGCTGGACTGGGAGAATGAACCTACCGACATCAACGAGTTGATTCCCGCAGGAAAATTCCGCAGTCTAAAGCAAGACCACAGAAGAGACGAAGCCATCACCACGGCGATCCGCTGCTACGGGACATCTCCTGACGTCGCATTCCAAATCTACGACATCACAAATGCCGCAGGTGAATACCCGAAGTACAGACAAAGTATCGCAGTCTGCGGTCTAGGCGATCCGAAACGTTTTGTCCAGGATTTGAAACGAGCAGAATATCCTCCGCGGAAGTGCATCACTTGCCCCGATCACGACCGGAATTTTTCAAAAAAATTATCCGGAGTTCTCCTGAAATATCCCCTGGAAAATATCATCATCTCCGAGAAGGATTCCTACAGGCTTTCCCAGGACTTGCTTCGCAATCCACAAATTTTTGTAGCAAAACAAAAGGTTTCTGTCTTCAATGACACCTATTTAAGGGCTCTTTTATAGCTTTTTGAGCTTTCCCAATTCTTTCTTACTATATTTTTCTTACTTAAGAAGGAATGGGATAATGACGCTTACTAAAAGAATTTCTGAATTGCTGGCCGCACTTTGCAACGGCATTCCCGAAAGAGAATCTTGCATCCAGTTGGGATTCCTGGCTACAGTTACCGGCGCCCCCATCTACATCTTCGGACGTTCTGGCTCCGGCAAGTCTCTCATTGCAAACCGCTTGGCTGCATCTTATAAAAGCGCACGCGTCTTGAACGTGGGGCGCCGTCAGCAGACATTCCCCAGCAAGCTGAACGCATTCGACATTATCATCTTCCAGAACTTCAATCCTCTGGACGAAACCACCAAGGAAAATATCCATACCGCCATTCACGAACGTGAAGAAGCAGCCTTGGTATTGACTGGCGACCAGCGTCCCGAAACTGCGCTGAGCAGGATTGAAATCACGGACCACATCGTCCTTTCCATTTCCCTGCCCGAAAGCCTTTCTCCGGCAGCCCTGTGCGGACTTCTACAGGACCAGAGTAAACTAGAAGAAGCCCACATTCCCATGGGCCTCGCCCTTTCTCCAGAGGAACTTAAGCTTTGGAATGCGGACATCAAGAAAGTCACCCTTTCCGAAGAAACCTTGGCCATCATCGGTAAGCTGGCAGAAATCTGCGACCAGAACGACATCTACGTTCCCATCCGTAAGTGGATCGCCTTTACCAACATGATGAAGGCCATCGCATTCTTCAACGGTAGAACAGAGACCCGCTTCACCGACACGTTCTTCCTGGGCTCCCACGTTTGGGGCAGATCCAACGCCAACACTGCAATTTCCGATAATTTCTGCAACATCATCCAGTCCATTCTCTTGAAGGACATGCCTGAAATTCTGGAAAAGCCCTACGATGCAAACGCTACTTACAACAAGGTCAAGACCTTGCTGCACAGCAGCAACAACCTGTACGAAACCAAGATGTTCAACAACGAACCTTGCCTTTCCTACCGCATCACCATCGCAGGGGAACCCGCACCGCTTTACGTTCCGCTCCGCTACATGGAAACCGACGAAGACTTCAACCCCTTCAACGAATTGAAGCAGGTCGAAACCCGCGTCCGCTGCAACTACCACGGGACCTCCAGTTGCACCATTTCCATTGACTCCAGCGTCAAGGGCGTGGGCCTCCGCAGTTCCATGCAGCGCAACAACGCAAACCCGGGCAAGTTCGAAGACTTCGCTACACTCCCCAGCTACATCCTCCGCGAAAACGATCCGGAAGTTGCAGCAAAGAAGGCCTCCCAGTTGGAAGAACTCAAGAAGGAAACTGCCGCCCAGATGGAACGCCAGACCAAGCTCCTGCTTGCTCTCCGCGACTTGTTCCGCGCCAACAAGGCCTACCGCGAAGACCTGTTCTGCAACACCACCATCTTTGACAATGTCCAAAACAATCTCCGCAGGATCTTTGAATCACTTACTGCAGTAGCAGGCAAGATCAAGGAAACCGCAGACCTGTTCGAAGCAAAGCAATAATTTCAAGCGGAACGAAATCCGCAGCTTGCCCGACACAAAACAGAAATTAAAAAACCGAGATCCTTCATGGACCTCGGTTTTCTTCTTGATTCAATCTCTTACATGTTTGCCAAGCCAGAAACATCGTCCGGCACTTCAGGGCGAACAACCAATAGAACCGCATTCTGGGAAATAATCACGTAACGTTCGCCGTTCACTTCAAGTTCCGTTCCGCTGGCATGCAAGTAGAGAGCTTCGTCCCCTTCCTTCACCTGGAGCGGAACATAGTTCACTGCCTCCGCATTATCGCCACGGAAAACCGCATCAGGATCCTGGTTTGCAGGAATCGGGTAGCCAGGGCCCACCTTCACGACAAGGCCGGTATGCACCGAGTCATGTTCCTTGACGCTGGGCGGCAAATAGAGACCGCTACTGGTTTTATTTGCAGCTTCCAAAGGCTTAATAAGGATTCGATCACCGATGACAACAATATTCTTTAACGGGTTCAGCATGCAGGTAAAGATAGAATTCTATATATTACAAGTATGATTTTCGTTGCCCTGTGGACAGCAATATTGGTATTCCTTGCAGCGTATCTTTGGCGTAGCCCGAAGATTAAAAACTGGCTCAAGGTTCTGTGGCGCGCCAAACGTTGGAAGCGCTGGATTGTTGTATCCATCGCCTTCCTTGGGACCATTACGGCAACTTACTGGACACACCCGAAAGTCGAAGAAAAAGTCACCGACACAACAGAGCTTTTTTACAACTATTCAGCAAATGCGATTCTTAAACTGGATTCCATCCAAAAAATCAAACTGGAACCGGGACTAGACCTTAGCAAGCCCAAGCCAGAAATCGCATACGTACTCCCGCTCATCATCAATGCCTACAACGAAATTGTCACAAAGCCAACCATGCCCGTACTTGTGCGACTTGATGACATGCTCATGATCGAGATGCGCGGCTACAAGCAATTCAAGAACAGAGCGATTCTTTTGACAAGGCTTCTAAAAAAGAACCTCGGTAACCGATACAACATCTATATCGATGTGGGTGAAAACTCCATTCACACCTTGCAGATTTCCTACACCGGCGAGCCCTGGGACATTGAGCAACTTTGCGCCCTCCCAGTTCTGGAATACTCCCGAGCCAATCAAATTGATCCCGCACTTTTAATGTCCATCATCCGCCATGTTTCCAACTTTGATTTCAATTTCAAGGGAACCAAGGATAAGCGCGGAATTCTCCTGCTGAAAGAAGGTGAAGGGCTGGAACAAATTGAGCTTGGTGCACAGCGCCTAAGTAAGTTGTTGCAAATAGGCATCAGTCGCGAAAATGCAGCAGCCACATTCTATCCTGACTACGGCATCGGCGACAAGCCCGAAAACTGGAAACAGTCTCCCTTAGCAAAAAGCTGGGTGGACCAGGTCCTTGCAGATGTAACCTTCTACCGCGAAAACGGGCTGCATATCAATTTTGCAAACAACGCAAAATAAATTCGCCCATTAGCTTTTTGCTAAATTTGGCATCGTGATTCAAGTACAGAACGTTTCTAAGTCTTTTGGCATGCAGGTCCTTCTGGACCAGGCAAGTTTTTTGGTGGGCGCCCATGAACGCGTGGGCCTCGTAGGTCGTAATGGTTGTGGCAAGTCTACTTTGTTCAAGATGATTCTTGGCCAGGAATGTTTGGACGGAGGTACCATCGACATTCCGAAAAAGTACACCATTGGTTATTTGCAACAGCACATCAACTTCACTCACGCAACAGTTCATGAAGAAGCCTGCAGCGTGTTGAAGCCCAATGAAGATGGCTGGATTGAAGAACACAAGGTGGAAGCAATCTTATTCGGTCTGGGTTTCGATGAAGAATCCATGAGCAAGGATCCCATGCTTCTTTCCGGCGGTTTCCAGATTCGTTTGAATTTGGCAAAGGTGTTGGCTTCTGAGCCAGACATGCTGTTGCTTGACGAACCGACCAACTACCTGGACATTGTGTCCATGCGTTGGCTCAGCCGCTTTTTGCGCAACTGGAAGGGCGAAGTTCTTCTCATTACCCATGACCATCATTTCATGGACGAAGTCTGCACCCACACCGTGGGCATTCACCGCCACAAGATCCGTAAGGTAAAGGGCACTGTAGAAAAGCTCCGCGAGACCATTGCCGAAGAAGAAGAAGTGGCAATGCGCACCCAGGAAAACGAAGCCAAGAAGAAGGCTCAGCTGGACCAGCTCATTGAACGTTTCCGCTACAAGGCAGCAAAGGCCGCCATGGTTCAGTCCAAGATCAAGGCTGCAGCAAAGCTCGCCAACGGCGAACGCCTCACCCACGAACGTAATCTGGACTTCAGCTTTACCGAAGCTCCGTTCCCAGGAAAGCGCATGCTCCAGGTTCATAATCTGGCATTCAAGTACGGTGACGGTCCGGAACTTTTCAACGAATTGGAATTTGAAGTTTTCAAGGGCGACCGCATCGCAATCATCGGCCCCAACGGGCGCGGCAAAACTACATTGCTGAACTTGATTGCAAAAGAACTTACACCCACCACAGGCGAGATCTGTCACAACCCGAATCTGCAAATCAATTACTTCGGTCAGACAAACATCAACCGCCTTAATCTCGAAAACAACGTCGAAGAGGAAATCGCAAGCGCCATCGCGGAAGTCTCCCAGAAGAGCCGTGCCCGCGGTCTTGCAGGCCTCATGATGTTCAGTGGCGATAATGCCCTGAAGAAAATCAAGGTTCTCTCCGGTGGTGAACGTAGCCGCGTACTTCTCGGCAAGATTCTTGCAAGCCAGTGCAACATGCTGCTGCTTGACGAACCCACCAACCATCTGGACATGGAATCCATCGAAAGCCTCATCGACGCTCTTGATGATTACGAAGGCACCGCCATGGTGGTGACCCATGATGAAGAACTTCTTCACGCCTTTGCTAACCGCCTCGTAGTTTTCGATGGCGGCAAGTGCAGAATCTTCGAAGGATCCTACGCCGACTTCCTTGAAAAGGTGGGCTGGGCTGCAGAAAAGAAGCCGGGTGGAATGGATAGCGACAACGCCAAGCTTTCCAACATCGACGTCACCAAGGACGCAGCCACCACCGCAAGCGCTGCACCTTCCGCAAAGATGGACCGCAAGGCTCGTGCTGACTACATCGCCGAACGTTCCAAGGTCATCAAGCCTCTGGAAAAGGCCATCGCCAAGATCGAAGAGGATATCGCCAAGGCAGAAGAACTCTCCGGAGAACTGGAAGCAAAGCTTGTGGCAGCCTCCGAATCCGGCGACGGCAATGCCATTACCGCAGTAGCCAAGGATATGGACGACAACAAGAAAAAGATCGACGACCTCTACACTCAATACGAAATGAAGAGCGCCGAACTTGATGCTGCCAAGGACAAGTATCCGCTAGACTAAAACCCGCACGGTACATCACACAATAAAAAAGGCGCGGAACAAATCCGCGCTTTTTCTTTTTTACTTTCTCCGCTTTATACCGAAGGAGTAGGTGTCGAAACTGCTACCCGCAACAGTCTTGCCTGAGCGGATTTTCACTTTCACCTTCGTCACATAGACTCCGGTACCTACAACTCGTCCCTTGTCACTATAGCCATCCCACTTGAAGAAAATATTTCCGGGATTGTCAAAGCAATTGGACTTTTCAGGATTTAACGGATTATAGAAAACCGTAGAATCGTTACAACGAATCGTTCCCTTGGCTTTGTTTACGAACCCGCCCAAATGGGTGTAGTAGTAGTTTTCCCAATCGATTCTCACGAGGGCCAAGGCAGAATCTCTATCCGCAGCAGACGAAAGATTCATGATTGTTTCGGTGGCCAGTTCTCCAATGCTAAAATTAAGCAAAGCTCCCGGCACACCCAGGCTGTCTACAATATCCTTAACCGACTTATTGGCAGGAACGGAAATCGGAACAATGTCCTTTCCATTTGCGAACTTTTCGGTATCGCTGCCAATACCAACAATTCCAGGAACCTTGATTTCAGTTCTCTGCTTCCCCCTAATACGAACCTTGGGGTTGTCAAAGTGCGGCGAGTTTCCGTTAAGATCGTGGATTTCACCAGGGATCAGCTTGATGGAATCACCAAGCACAGGCAACACGCCGTTTATTGAACGACGGAAGGTTATTTTGACAACATTTCCATTGGAACTCGACTGAGACAAGACATATTCCAAGGAGTCGGAAATATTGACCGTGTCTCGATAAATGCAGAATGTTGCCGCACCGGCAAAAACCTTTTCGGTAATACCTTCACTCATGTTCACCGTCATCACGCTAACATCGTCTGTTTTCGGCTCAATTATGGCACTCAAAATAACCGGTCCCACATGGTCTTCAATGGACGCGCTCATGCCCAACTTGACAGAATCTCCAGTATCCTCATCCTGGTAGGTATAGTGATACTTTAAGGAGCCACTGTAAATCTCATCGGCAACACCGGTAAATACAGAAGTCAACAAACCCTTTTCATTTTTGATAATCAGGATTGAATCCATGAAAACCAGGGGTTCAACATTTTCCCTTCCACCAATCGTGTGGAAGATGCTTTCTCCAAAACTCCAGGACAAGGTGTCCGGAACATTTTCCTTAAAGGGCTTGCTAAACGGAATGGCCAAGCTATCAGGAATTCCATCACCATTCACATCAAACATTTTTGCACGATTGACAAAGGGAACGGGAGGCTCCTTGAAATGAAGACCAGTCCACTTCAATTCATTGGCAACAAATCCACTGGAAACCTTAAAGGAGGCATTGACCATGGCCGCTTCACCAACAACGTAGAAGGAGGCTAATCCCGAAGAATCCGTCGTAACAGAAGTAACCTTTTGTCCATTGGCATCAAGGAACGACAACGAATCAGATGTTATGAAGTCCAAGGGCACAATACAATCCGTGCAAACGGTACCCACATAAAGTACGGCAATCTTTAAAGGAACCGCTTCGGGATATGTCACGTGAGCAAGAAGGGTGTCGTTTTTCGGATCAACACCGATGCGCTGGCCACGGAGATTCAAACCTGTCGGATCCAAAACTTTCAGAGTATCTGCAGGATCGAAAACATCCACGAATGCAATATCCGGCAACGGGTATTCCGGAACCACAAAGGAAATCATCTGAGACTGGGACAAGTCAGAAGCCAGGTAGCAAATCAACGTATAGTTACCGGAGGCCAGAGATCTAGAACGAACAATAGCGCTGGTGTCAATGGTGAAGCCAGACATATTTTCATTAATGAAAATACCGCCATAATTCAGACCCGGTTCTAGAGCAACGCCATCTCCAGTGAGATTGCCGCCCTTCAGCTGGAACACCGACTGTGCGGACTTCTTTTCAACCTTGGAAACACTGGTCACATCGCAACTCAGGGATTCATCAACCAACAGCTGCATTAAGTTGTACGAAATCGTACCGTCGGTGGTCGGAACCGCTTCTGTGTAGAAAGTCTTCTGCGTACGCAAATTGATGGATGTACGCATCTTGAAATTGGAACCATCGGCATTACGTTCCGAGAAGAAAATATGGAACGGATATTCCTGACCTTCTATCAATTTCAACTTAGGTTCGTTCTGTCCAATAGTGTCAAGATCCACA is a window encoding:
- a CDS encoding bile acid:sodium symporter, whose protein sequence is MKNLRAILMPIAIILGILLPQASVLAPTLPFQIGTMMLLTFIGKVPPQEHGYTFKIEVRAFIASLLLLALLWASVEVFGLPREVLLGGAIICLCPPANAAPAMAKMLGGNPVLALKIFLSGHLIACFSIPIIYGYLTGSEAGFADIALRIFNSIQPIISIPLALALGVRSFYPELADKVAKFSKYTIFIWTFSVFVILAKASRDIREMGFADLWNSGTLPLLAIVALVICILQFVLGWFCDKKHPIESSQSMGQKNTTLVIWIASLYAGPVAAIAPTCYVVWQNLVLTYMSAKVKPQK
- a CDS encoding ATPase is translated as MLHSRYDAFSYVENADEKKKKQGNPILLIVSGYLALITLGAILLSLPFAQREPVGILDAFFTAGSAVCVTGLSTIDISSSFTGFGNWVLVFLMQSGGLGIMTISTVIILLAGMHPGFNHQSALLANYTQEGNVDAARILKAVIPFTFILEAIGAVCYFTQFSGMGLYDRIFCSIFQAISSFCNVGFTLFPDSLVQFQLNPVVNMTTCVLALAGGFGFLAITEVRYMFDFKNRALRKISLHTRIAIGFTLIIVLTSIAFFTFSEWGNTFSNLNFGEKLETSAFMAFTSRTAGLNSVNVPALSVGSLFFFIIIMLIGANPGSCGGGIKTTTTAVIFLLGFNRLLGRNKTQVHGRTIPEDTVDKAVRIFVIAIVVIVLATLILLQTEVANASIEQTSFLTVFFEVVSAYSTCGLSMGLTPDLTIPGKIIIFMVMFIGRMGPLFLVSAVTKKQEDGMWYAEEDIMVG
- a CDS encoding TrkA family potassium uptake protein — encoded protein: MASKQFVVIGLGNTGYFLARHLTALGHDVMVVDPSPEKIQDISNQVAQAVVADGTRKKQLQALPLAKVDSVICCIGEDLQASLLTVLNLRELGVKHIIAKSSSPAHTTILEKLGVADIFHPERDMAISLAERLNRPNMLDYLPFMEGFSIVELACPESFWGKTLKDLNLTHKLGIQVIAIRDPLEPTPKIGNIADYPLKENDVLFVIGPNDALDKFKG
- the aroC gene encoding chorismate synthase, with amino-acid sequence MSSTFGKIFSVSTWGESHGQAVGSVLDGCPAGLPLTEEEVQAELNRRRPGQNKMTTPRDEKDQVKILSGVFEGKTTGTPISFAVFNEDQRSHDYSEIQKWYRPGHADLCYDLKYGFRDYRGGGRSSARETIGRVAAGAVAKKLLKQVAGTEILAWVNSIGNVDCGPLNLNELSLDQIEASPVRCPDPEASAKMEQVVMDARSNMDSVGGTVCLLVKNPPVALGEPVFDRLDALLAQAMLSIPASKGFEIGSGFAAARMHGSEHNDELFFDGNSYHTKTNNAGGSLGGISNGEPIYCKVAFKPTATISQEQKTAGRGGENGTLAARGRHDPCVAVRAPVIVESMAALVLADLFLQQKRHCL
- a CDS encoding tetraacyldisaccharide 4'-kinase; this encodes MKALDSIRRIIAAYYWAAYSLHHALCLRPGKPLKHSRLVVVGSYRTGGAGKTPFSLWLAKNLLAHGKTVAVLCHEYAYDEIAFMKSELKGFQYASVIGTRNRYMTAQLLDKAETKEFKGSPDYIICDDGFEDSRLRPYKIFRLDWENEPTDINELIPAGKFRSLKQDHRRDEAITTAIRCYGTSPDVAFQIYDITNAAGEYPKYRQSIAVCGLGDPKRFVQDLKRAEYPPRKCITCPDHDRNFSKKLSGVLLKYPLENIIISEKDSYRLSQDLLRNPQIFVAKQKVSVFNDTYLRALL
- a CDS encoding co-chaperone GroES family protein, translating into MLNPLKNIVVIGDRILIKPLEAANKTSSGLYLPPSVKEHDSVHTGLVVKVGPGYPIPANQDPDAVFRGDNAEAVNYVPLQVKEGDEALYLHASGTELEVNGERYVIISQNAVLLVVRPEVPDDVSGLANM